From a region of the Burkholderia lata genome:
- a CDS encoding LysR family transcriptional regulator, whose protein sequence is MEHDPDLRNIDLNLLLVFDVLYRTRSTTRAADALHLTQPSVSNALKRLRTLFDDALFVKTADGMQPTPRADAIAARVDEGLASLRTALQAGRAFDPATSTRTFRLYTSDLGQAIFMPPLVAHLRRVAPGIRIVTADPPLDAAQQMMKLGQIDLALGMFTGLHADFHQQRLFHETYVALVRNDHPMIGATLTAEQFFAADHVSYTPTAGSHAHFEAALYALSPHAGSTRHVVLQLAHSFGLERIVSSSDLIACIPSRLARELARLQDVRAVSLPFDTAPADIAQFWHERYQRDEGHQWLRTLVYDLFHDLRHSALP, encoded by the coding sequence ATGGAACACGACCCCGATCTGCGCAACATCGACCTGAACCTGCTGCTCGTGTTCGACGTGCTGTACCGCACACGCAGCACGACGCGCGCCGCCGACGCGCTGCACCTGACGCAGCCGTCGGTCAGCAACGCGCTGAAGCGGCTGCGCACGCTGTTTGACGACGCGCTGTTCGTGAAGACGGCCGACGGCATGCAACCCACGCCGCGTGCGGACGCGATCGCGGCGCGCGTCGACGAAGGGCTCGCGTCGCTGCGCACCGCGCTGCAGGCCGGCCGCGCGTTCGACCCGGCCACGTCGACCCGCACCTTCCGCCTGTACACGAGCGATCTCGGGCAGGCAATCTTCATGCCGCCGCTCGTCGCGCATCTGCGCCGGGTCGCGCCCGGCATCCGGATCGTCACGGCCGATCCACCGCTCGATGCCGCGCAGCAGATGATGAAGCTCGGGCAAATCGACCTTGCGCTCGGCATGTTCACCGGGCTGCATGCCGATTTCCATCAGCAGCGCCTGTTCCACGAAACCTACGTCGCGCTCGTACGCAACGACCATCCGATGATCGGCGCGACGCTCACCGCGGAGCAGTTCTTCGCGGCCGACCATGTGAGCTACACACCCACGGCCGGCAGCCACGCGCACTTCGAAGCGGCGCTTTACGCGCTGTCGCCGCACGCCGGCAGCACGCGCCATGTCGTGCTGCAGCTCGCGCATTCGTTCGGTCTGGAACGCATCGTGTCGTCGAGCGACCTCATCGCGTGCATTCCCAGCCGCCTCGCCCGCGAGCTGGCGCGACTGCAGGACGTGCGCGCCGTATCGCTGCCGTTCGACACGGCGCCAGCCGACATCGCGCAGTTCTGGCATGAACGCTATCAGCGCGACGAAGGTCATCAGTGGTTGCGCACGCTCGTCTACGACCTGTTTCACGACCTTCGCCACAGTGCGTTGCCGTAG
- a CDS encoding amidohydrolase family protein: MRDKIALEEHFATPDTIGDSEHYFTADIWPARRRQLLDVQEERVERMDACGIGYTILSLNAPAVQAITDTGRAIDVARRANDLLAEQVARRPDRFGAFAALPLQDPDAAARELARTVTELGFKGALVNGFSQIGHADNATYYDLPQYRPFWAEVARLDVPFYLHPRNPLPSQQLAIEGHPWLMGPAWEFSRETGVHALRLIGSGLFDEHSNLTVILGHLGELALHNIWRTSHWASPNGKNPMGVKAKRSFIDTFRAHFYVTTSGNFRTIAMRNAIDEIGSDRVLFSADYPFESMEEASAWFDAAEIGDNDREKIGRDNAKRLFKLD, encoded by the coding sequence ATGCGGGACAAGATCGCACTCGAGGAGCACTTTGCCACGCCGGACACGATCGGCGATTCCGAACATTACTTTACCGCCGACATCTGGCCGGCGCGACGCCGTCAGCTGCTCGACGTGCAGGAGGAGCGCGTCGAGCGCATGGATGCGTGCGGGATCGGTTACACGATCCTGTCGCTGAACGCGCCGGCCGTCCAGGCGATCACCGACACGGGGCGCGCGATCGACGTCGCGCGGCGCGCGAACGACCTGCTGGCCGAACAGGTCGCGCGCCGGCCGGACCGCTTCGGCGCGTTCGCGGCGCTGCCGCTGCAGGATCCGGACGCCGCCGCGCGCGAGCTGGCGCGGACGGTGACCGAACTCGGTTTCAAGGGCGCGCTCGTCAACGGCTTCTCGCAGATCGGCCACGCCGACAACGCGACCTACTACGACCTGCCGCAATACCGGCCGTTCTGGGCCGAGGTCGCGCGGCTCGACGTGCCGTTCTACCTGCACCCGCGCAATCCGCTGCCGAGCCAGCAACTGGCGATCGAAGGCCATCCGTGGCTGATGGGGCCGGCGTGGGAGTTTTCACGCGAAACGGGCGTGCATGCGCTGCGCCTGATCGGCAGCGGCCTGTTCGACGAACACTCGAACCTGACGGTGATCCTCGGACACCTCGGCGAGCTCGCGCTGCACAACATCTGGCGCACGTCGCACTGGGCGTCCCCGAACGGCAAGAACCCGATGGGCGTGAAGGCGAAGCGCTCCTTCATCGATACGTTCCGCGCGCATTTCTACGTCACGACGAGCGGCAATTTCCGCACGATCGCGATGCGCAACGCGATCGACGAGATCGGCAGCGACCGCGTGCTGTTCTCGGCCGACTATCCGTTCGAATCGATGGAGGAGGCGAGCGCGTGGTTCGACGCTGCCGAGATCGGCGACAACGACCGGGAGAAGATCGGGCGCGACAACGCGAAGCGCTTGTTCAAGCTGGACTGA